A genomic stretch from Hydrogenimonas urashimensis includes:
- a CDS encoding nitronate monooxygenase, translating into MELKPVKIGKYRLKYPIIQGGMGVGISWDQLAGHVSLEGGLGVISSVGTGYYNNKAYADKLVSDRPLETDNFYSKKALFKIFENARKICADAPLACNVLYAINDYGRVVEDACAAGADIIITGAGLPTNMPEFTADYPDVALVPIVSSPKALRLICRRWEKRYGKIPDAVILEGPLSGGHQGFTYEQCLMEEYQLENLIGPVVEEAERWGGIPVFAAGGIWDKNDIVRCIELGAAGVQMGTRFIGTHECDAHQNFKEVLLNAKKEDILLLKSPVGYPARGVRTNLINLVDRREGPAIKCISNCVAPCKRGVEAKQVGYCIADRLSDAYMGDKELGLFFSGANGYRLNELISVKELMQKLVYGE; encoded by the coding sequence GTGGAGCTCAAACCTGTCAAAATCGGAAAATACAGGCTGAAATACCCGATTATCCAGGGCGGCATGGGGGTCGGGATCAGCTGGGACCAGCTCGCCGGCCATGTAAGTCTGGAGGGCGGCCTCGGTGTCATCAGCAGTGTCGGGACGGGCTATTACAACAACAAGGCCTACGCCGACAAACTCGTTTCGGACCGTCCTCTCGAAACCGACAACTTCTATTCGAAAAAAGCGCTTTTCAAAATTTTCGAAAACGCACGGAAAATATGCGCGGACGCACCGTTGGCATGCAACGTGCTCTACGCCATCAACGATTACGGACGGGTCGTGGAAGATGCCTGTGCGGCGGGTGCGGACATCATCATCACCGGGGCGGGGCTTCCGACCAATATGCCCGAATTCACGGCCGACTATCCCGATGTGGCGCTGGTACCCATCGTCTCTTCCCCCAAAGCGCTGCGTCTGATATGCCGACGGTGGGAGAAGCGTTACGGCAAAATCCCCGACGCGGTGATTCTGGAAGGGCCTTTGAGCGGCGGGCATCAGGGCTTCACCTACGAGCAGTGCCTGATGGAGGAGTATCAACTGGAAAATCTTATCGGCCCTGTCGTCGAAGAGGCGGAAAGGTGGGGTGGAATACCTGTCTTTGCAGCCGGAGGCATCTGGGACAAAAACGACATTGTCCGCTGCATCGAACTGGGCGCGGCCGGTGTCCAGATGGGTACCCGTTTCATCGGGACCCACGAGTGCGATGCCCACCAGAATTTCAAAGAGGTGCTCCTCAACGCCAAAAAAGAGGATATTCTGCTGCTCAAATCACCGGTCGGTTATCCGGCACGGGGCGTTCGAACCAATCTCATCAATCTTGTCGACAGGCGGGAAGGGCCCGCCATCAAATGCATCAGCAACTGCGTCGCGCCGTGCAAACGCGGTGTCGAGGCGAAGCAGGTGGGCTACTGCATCGCCGACCGCCTGAGTGACGCCTACATGGGTGACAAAGAGCTGGGGCTCTTCTTTTCCGGTGCCAATGGATACCGCCTGAACGAACTGATCAGTGTCAAAGAGTTGATGCAAAAACTGGTGTACGGAGAGTAG
- the ppa gene encoding inorganic diphosphatase, protein MDIEKIGSGECPDKVHALIEIPYGSNIKYELDKESGAVVVDRVLYSAMFYPANYGFVPNTLADDGDPIDILVLNDYPVQAGSVIKCRLIGVLIMEDEAGMDEKLLAVPVTKIDPTYDSIQSYEDLPKATLNKIKNFFETYKMLEPNKWVKVKDFKGKEEATRLLEASIKNYK, encoded by the coding sequence ATGGATATTGAAAAAATCGGAAGCGGTGAATGCCCCGACAAGGTGCATGCGCTGATCGAAATTCCCTACGGTTCGAACATCAAATACGAACTCGACAAAGAGAGTGGCGCCGTCGTCGTGGACCGCGTCCTCTACTCCGCCATGTTCTATCCGGCCAACTACGGATTCGTGCCCAACACACTGGCGGACGACGGCGATCCCATCGATATTCTGGTACTCAACGACTACCCGGTCCAGGCCGGGTCCGTGATCAAATGCCGGCTTATCGGCGTGTTGATCATGGAAGACGAGGCGGGCATGGACGAAAAACTTCTGGCCGTACCGGTAACGAAAATCGATCCGACCTACGATTCGATCCAAAGCTACGAGGATCTTCCCAAAGCTACGCTCAACAAGATCAAAAACTTCTTCGAAACCTACAAGATGCTTGAGCCCAACAAATGGGTCAAAGTGAAAGATTTCAAAGGCAAGGAAGAGGCGACGCGCCTTCTTGAAGCCTCCATCAAGAACTACAAATAG
- a CDS encoding N-acetylmuramoyl-L-alanine amidase — protein MKGLLEGDRALQAAALKGLIKASKRLGLDPTRYQNALAAIEPAARKDREAKGKKSPKARSPETSGEKETKTLTLAESKVRGKTLTLRFSDTIGKKRIREFVLKRKKSILYVFDIYRVRLPYAIKRIRGEGFKEIRIAQYDPKRVRLVIETTKSYRPEFTVTGKVMKISLPDFKKRKKSIQKRVPSKKESGKPKKKILSKTSEPPSNNSYNATLRKYRVVIDPGHGGKDGGAVGYQRRKEKDAVLAVAKRLKKVLQKRGFNVFLTREKDIFIPLKKRTRMANRKQADFFISIHANAAARKRNYLKNRGIETYYLSPARTERAKRVAAIENSAEVKNIDRYTKDAVLSMLNREKIIESNKLAIDLQRQMLTSLRKKYRHVVDNGVRKGPFWVLVGAQMPAVLIEIGYITNPTEARRIFNPYYQKLLAEGIANGIESYIYHKNGGR, from the coding sequence ATGAAAGGACTTCTGGAAGGGGACAGAGCACTTCAGGCCGCTGCGCTCAAAGGGCTCATCAAAGCCTCGAAAAGACTCGGACTCGATCCGACTCGGTACCAAAACGCACTGGCGGCGATTGAGCCGGCCGCCCGAAAAGATCGGGAGGCGAAAGGAAAAAAAAGCCCAAAAGCCCGATCGCCCGAGACTTCCGGCGAAAAAGAGACAAAAACTCTCACTCTGGCCGAATCGAAAGTGCGAGGCAAAACGTTGACACTCCGTTTTTCCGATACGATCGGAAAAAAGAGGATCAGAGAGTTCGTACTCAAACGCAAAAAATCGATCCTCTACGTTTTCGATATCTACCGTGTCCGTCTTCCCTATGCGATCAAACGAATCCGAGGCGAGGGATTCAAAGAGATCCGCATCGCCCAGTACGATCCCAAGAGAGTTCGTCTCGTTATCGAAACGACGAAATCCTACAGGCCGGAATTCACCGTGACGGGAAAGGTGATGAAAATCTCTCTGCCGGACTTTAAAAAGCGAAAAAAAAGTATCCAAAAGCGGGTTCCATCGAAAAAAGAGAGCGGCAAACCGAAAAAGAAGATCCTTTCGAAAACCTCCGAACCTCCTTCAAACAATTCTTACAACGCCACACTCAGAAAGTACCGAGTCGTGATCGACCCCGGGCATGGAGGTAAAGACGGCGGAGCGGTGGGCTATCAGCGGAGAAAGGAAAAGGACGCCGTCCTTGCGGTCGCGAAACGGCTCAAGAAAGTGTTGCAAAAACGGGGGTTCAATGTCTTTCTCACACGGGAAAAGGATATTTTCATTCCGCTCAAAAAACGCACGCGGATGGCCAACAGGAAACAGGCCGACTTCTTCATTTCGATCCACGCCAATGCGGCCGCCAGAAAGCGCAATTACCTGAAAAACAGGGGGATCGAAACCTATTACCTCTCGCCGGCGAGAACCGAACGTGCCAAACGGGTGGCCGCGATCGAAAACAGTGCCGAGGTCAAAAACATCGACCGCTACACGAAGGATGCGGTGCTTAGCATGCTCAACAGGGAAAAGATTATCGAATCCAACAAACTGGCCATCGACCTGCAGAGACAGATGCTCACATCCTTGAGAAAGAAATACAGACATGTGGTCGACAACGGGGTGCGAAAAGGGCCGTTTTGGGTACTTGTCGGCGCGCAGATGCCGGCGGTACTGATCGAGATAGGGTATATCACGAATCCGACGGAAGCCCGCAGAATTTTCAACCCCTATTACCAGAAACTGCTGGCAGAAGGTATCGCCAACGGGATTGAAAGTTACATCTATCACAAAAACGGGGGTCGATAA
- a CDS encoding META domain-containing protein: protein MLKKIVLAGVAFIYFSGCATQPRPPSQVKKETAFVIEGRKWRLMSFGNHRMKVPQRAWILLEKGRYQGFAGCNGLSGTYEMRGKNIRFTMDPSTQMACVDMRGETAFKKRLLQVDRYEMKDGMLLFSGGKERVLVFVPSRQRKGE from the coding sequence ATGCTGAAAAAGATCGTTCTGGCGGGGGTGGCTTTCATCTATTTCTCCGGATGTGCCACACAACCGCGGCCACCTTCGCAAGTCAAAAAGGAAACGGCCTTCGTCATCGAAGGGCGCAAATGGCGGTTGATGAGCTTCGGCAACCATCGCATGAAGGTGCCCCAAAGGGCGTGGATTCTGCTTGAAAAGGGACGGTATCAGGGTTTTGCCGGATGCAACGGGCTGAGCGGGACCTATGAAATGAGGGGGAAAAACATACGCTTTACGATGGATCCCTCGACGCAGATGGCGTGTGTCGACATGCGTGGCGAAACCGCATTCAAAAAACGCTTGCTCCAGGTGGACCGGTACGAAATGAAAGATGGAATGCTTCTCTTTTCAGGCGGTAAAGAGAGAGTTCTGGTATTCGTGCCCTCTCGTCAGCGAAAGGGTGAGTAG
- a CDS encoding AAA family ATPase translates to MIERFYAKNLLGFKTLDISFEPGLIAITGPSGAGKSVFMQSLLALFGLADVQAELSEVVVSTSVLLDLGSFENGEAEMTLRAVKKGKIRFFLNDLTISKKRLKELMQPLVRHISQRSNNELSSELLLELLDAMAMVEDSGYGERLETFRNLYDDYMKKSHRLEKMRSDENRIKEMIEFAEFEIAKIDETAPRVGEDEELMTIKRKLSKKEKIGEAIARASKVFDAEDAVTEALTMIESDGLVLFNEAMNMLRNEFERAEEMLDELQEIDVEQILNRIEALAELKRRYGSIEEALAYRDEKIRDLEYYRNIDHELEELETEVETLHLALRKEAENISYTRREAAQKVEHFINGYLAQLRMPSLGFKLSEKPLDRLGIDAVDIDLQGSSIQTLSGGEFNRIRLALLLCKSELAGGEGILLIDEIDANVSGDESIAIARLLKTLSKNYQIVAISHQPHLSAAAREHILIKKEESKSVAKVLDKNERVEEISRMIAGEKGMKEARALAQNLLGEFAK, encoded by the coding sequence ATGATCGAACGCTTCTATGCCAAAAATCTTCTGGGATTTAAGACGCTTGATATCTCCTTCGAGCCGGGGCTGATCGCCATCACGGGGCCAAGCGGCGCCGGAAAATCGGTGTTCATGCAGTCGCTTCTGGCGCTTTTCGGACTGGCCGATGTGCAGGCGGAGCTTTCGGAAGTTGTCGTAAGCACGAGCGTTCTTCTTGATCTCGGCAGTTTCGAAAACGGCGAAGCGGAGATGACGCTAAGAGCTGTCAAGAAGGGAAAAATACGCTTTTTCCTCAACGACCTCACCATTTCGAAAAAGCGTCTGAAGGAGCTCATGCAGCCTTTGGTGCGCCATATTTCCCAACGGAGCAACAACGAGCTCTCCTCCGAACTGCTGCTGGAACTGCTCGATGCCATGGCCATGGTGGAAGATTCGGGCTATGGCGAAAGGCTGGAGACTTTCAGGAATCTCTACGACGACTACATGAAAAAGAGCCACAGGCTCGAAAAGATGCGATCCGATGAGAACCGCATCAAGGAGATGATCGAATTTGCCGAATTCGAGATCGCAAAAATCGACGAGACAGCGCCCCGTGTGGGAGAGGACGAAGAGCTGATGACGATCAAGCGAAAACTCTCGAAAAAAGAGAAAATCGGCGAGGCGATCGCACGGGCATCGAAAGTTTTTGATGCGGAGGATGCCGTGACCGAAGCTTTGACGATGATCGAAAGCGACGGGCTTGTGCTCTTCAACGAAGCGATGAACATGCTCCGCAACGAGTTCGAGCGGGCCGAGGAGATGCTCGACGAGTTGCAGGAGATCGACGTGGAGCAGATTCTAAACCGCATCGAGGCGTTGGCCGAGCTCAAACGGCGTTACGGTTCGATTGAGGAGGCGCTCGCCTACCGGGACGAAAAGATACGTGATCTTGAATACTACCGCAACATCGACCATGAGCTCGAAGAGCTCGAAACCGAAGTCGAAACGCTGCATCTTGCCCTGCGGAAGGAGGCGGAGAACATCAGTTACACCCGCAGGGAAGCGGCTCAGAAAGTGGAACATTTCATCAACGGCTACCTCGCGCAACTGCGGATGCCTTCCTTGGGTTTCAAGCTGTCGGAAAAACCGCTGGACAGGCTTGGCATCGACGCCGTCGATATCGATTTGCAGGGCTCATCCATCCAAACCCTCAGCGGCGGCGAATTCAACAGGATACGCCTCGCGCTTCTGCTGTGCAAGAGCGAACTTGCCGGAGGAGAGGGGATTTTGCTCATCGACGAGATCGACGCCAATGTCAGCGGCGACGAATCGATCGCCATCGCCAGACTGCTCAAAACCCTTTCGAAAAACTACCAGATTGTGGCGATCTCCCATCAACCCCACCTGAGTGCGGCCGCGAGAGAGCATATTCTGATCAAAAAAGAGGAGAGCAAAAGTGTGGCGAAGGTTCTCGACAAAAACGAACGGGTGGAAGAGATTTCGCGGATGATCGCGGGAGAAAAGGGGATGAAGGAGGCGCGGGCGTTGGCACAGAATCTTCTCGGGGAGTTTGCGAAATGA
- a CDS encoding FeoA family protein: protein MRLSEAKTGDLVKIRGFEGGCDTFKSRLDALGIRIGDIVEIKSKAFLGPIEIKNENIDVALCRGQAEKIIVKPITPIKFRRTS, encoded by the coding sequence ATGCGTCTGAGTGAAGCGAAAACCGGCGATCTCGTCAAAATCAGGGGATTTGAGGGAGGCTGCGACACGTTCAAGAGCCGCCTCGATGCCCTCGGCATCCGGATCGGCGACATCGTGGAGATCAAATCGAAAGCCTTTCTCGGCCCCATCGAGATCAAAAACGAAAATATCGATGTCGCGCTCTGCCGGGGCCAGGCAGAGAAGATCATCGTCAAACCCATCACACCAATCAAATTCAGGAGAACCTCATGA
- a CDS encoding NAD(+)/NADH kinase, with protein MQEKIQIRRVGVVLRPSTPELKELFFRVKNAFEKHGAEIILDTISAGILGMLGQDFSTMCEKSDILVCIGGDGTLISLARRSYRYHKPILGINAGTLGFLADINPSEVEKFVEKLYKYEYRIDERMMIEGVLKNSHGSEHFFSFNDIVISRPSISKMVKVDAYIDNKWFNTYYGDGLIISTPTGSTAYNLAAGGPVTFPLTDAFILTPICPHSLTQRPLVIPANFEIEIKTPDKQSLVIIDGQEQYDFGPDDTLLVRKASIGARLIHRVERNYFDVLREKLSWGQMR; from the coding sequence GTGCAAGAAAAAATTCAGATCCGGCGGGTCGGTGTCGTTCTGCGACCCTCGACCCCCGAACTCAAAGAGCTCTTTTTCCGTGTCAAAAACGCTTTTGAAAAACATGGCGCCGAAATCATTCTCGATACGATCAGCGCCGGCATTTTAGGGATGCTCGGGCAGGATTTTTCCACAATGTGCGAAAAGAGCGACATACTCGTCTGCATCGGCGGAGACGGCACGCTCATCTCTCTGGCGCGCCGGAGTTACCGCTATCACAAACCGATACTGGGGATCAATGCGGGAACGCTCGGCTTTCTGGCGGACATCAATCCTTCGGAAGTGGAGAAATTCGTCGAGAAACTCTACAAGTATGAATACCGGATCGACGAGCGCATGATGATCGAAGGAGTGCTCAAAAACTCTCACGGCTCGGAACACTTCTTCTCCTTCAACGATATCGTCATCAGCCGTCCTTCCATTTCGAAGATGGTGAAAGTCGATGCCTATATCGACAACAAATGGTTCAACACCTACTACGGAGACGGGCTTATCATTTCGACGCCGACCGGCTCCACGGCGTACAATCTCGCTGCCGGCGGGCCTGTGACCTTTCCTCTGACCGATGCCTTCATCCTGACGCCGATCTGCCCCCACTCTCTGACCCAGCGCCCTCTCGTCATTCCGGCCAATTTCGAAATCGAGATCAAAACGCCGGACAAGCAGTCGCTGGTGATCATCGACGGTCAGGAGCAGTACGACTTCGGTCCCGATGATACGCTGCTGGTACGCAAAGCTTCGATCGGGGCGCGGCTCATCCACCGGGTGGAACGCAACTATTTCGACGTGCTCCGTGAAAAACTCTCCTGGGGTCAGATGCGATGA
- a CDS encoding DUF503 family protein, whose product MTLTYAVLRLELPFAESKKGRRAVLNSIKERLARMNCSVLDLSGEYPKEGEIGIAFLSPDEQQARQKIEKIEAMLESRYPDIHAEITYESL is encoded by the coding sequence ATGACCTTGACATATGCCGTACTCAGGCTTGAGCTTCCTTTTGCCGAATCGAAGAAAGGACGCCGTGCCGTTCTCAACTCCATCAAGGAGCGGCTCGCGCGGATGAACTGCTCCGTACTCGATCTCTCCGGAGAGTATCCCAAAGAGGGGGAAATCGGCATCGCCTTTCTCTCCCCCGACGAACAGCAGGCGAGGCAGAAGATCGAAAAGATCGAGGCGATGCTCGAGAGCCGCTACCCCGACATCCATGCCGAAATAACCTACGAATCGCTCTAG
- the aspS gene encoding aspartate--tRNA ligase, producing MRTHYCTDLNETDIGKRVELAGWVNSYRDHGGVIFIDLRDKTGLIQLVCDPADNAEAHKTASHVRDEFVLIAKGTVRRRGEGLENPRLATGRIEVVVDELVIENRSEPMPFTLGDPNVGEDIRLKYRYLDLRQKEMFETFRMRSKAAIAARNLLDSLGFLEVETPILTKSTPEGARDYLVPSRVHNGEFYALPQSPQLFKQLLMVSGFDRYFQIAKCFRDEDLRADRQPEFTQIDVEMSFCTQEDVMAVAEELLKAIFEACGHEIQTPFNRITYHESMEKYGNDRPDLRFGLPLVDVIDLFEKCESPIFAEIAQYKKLNRIKALKVPGGDTFFSRKMIKELESFVGKFGAKGLAYIQVKEEGLKGPILKFLGDEAIETMKSRLDLQVGDIVFFGAGDRKTVWDYMGRLRTEVAHRMGMIDENRFEFVWVVDFPMFELEEGELHLKALHHPFTMPKNIDEEDIEAIDSIAYDVVLNGVELGGGSIRIHKLDIQQKVFKMLGIGEEEAQEKFGFLLDALKFGAPPHGGFAMGFDRIMMLLGKKESIRDVIAFPKTQSATCLLTHAPSPVDDAQLKELGIRIRKQPKTDASE from the coding sequence TTGAGAACTCACTACTGTACCGATCTGAATGAAACCGACATCGGCAAACGCGTCGAACTTGCCGGCTGGGTCAACAGCTACCGTGACCACGGCGGTGTCATCTTTATCGACCTGCGCGACAAAACGGGGCTGATCCAGCTCGTCTGCGACCCCGCCGACAATGCCGAAGCCCACAAAACCGCTTCCCACGTCCGTGACGAATTCGTTCTCATCGCGAAAGGCACGGTGCGCCGACGGGGCGAGGGACTGGAAAACCCGCGTCTTGCAACGGGCCGGATCGAGGTGGTCGTAGACGAACTCGTGATCGAAAACCGAAGCGAGCCGATGCCGTTCACCCTCGGCGACCCCAACGTCGGCGAAGATATCCGACTTAAATACCGGTACCTCGATCTTCGTCAAAAAGAGATGTTCGAAACCTTCAGGATGCGCTCCAAAGCGGCCATCGCGGCACGAAATCTCCTCGATTCGCTCGGGTTTCTCGAAGTCGAAACCCCGATACTGACCAAGTCGACTCCCGAGGGCGCGCGCGACTATCTCGTGCCGAGCCGGGTCCACAACGGGGAGTTCTATGCCCTGCCCCAGTCTCCCCAGCTTTTCAAACAGCTGCTGATGGTGAGTGGTTTCGACCGCTATTTCCAGATCGCCAAATGTTTCCGCGACGAAGACCTGCGTGCCGACCGCCAGCCGGAGTTTACCCAGATCGACGTGGAGATGAGCTTCTGCACCCAGGAGGATGTGATGGCAGTGGCCGAGGAGTTGCTCAAAGCGATCTTCGAAGCCTGCGGACACGAAATCCAGACCCCTTTCAACCGCATCACCTATCACGAATCGATGGAGAAGTACGGCAACGACCGCCCCGACCTCCGCTTCGGTCTGCCGCTCGTCGATGTCATCGACCTTTTTGAAAAGTGTGAGAGTCCCATCTTCGCCGAAATCGCGCAGTACAAAAAGCTCAATCGCATCAAGGCACTGAAAGTGCCCGGCGGCGACACATTCTTCTCCCGAAAAATGATCAAGGAGCTCGAAAGTTTTGTCGGAAAATTCGGTGCCAAAGGCCTGGCCTACATCCAGGTCAAGGAGGAGGGTCTCAAAGGGCCCATTCTCAAATTCCTCGGCGACGAGGCGATCGAAACGATGAAATCCCGCCTCGACCTTCAGGTGGGCGACATCGTCTTCTTCGGTGCCGGCGACAGAAAGACGGTCTGGGACTACATGGGGCGCCTGCGCACGGAAGTGGCCCATCGCATGGGAATGATCGACGAAAACCGTTTCGAATTCGTCTGGGTCGTCGATTTCCCGATGTTCGAACTCGAAGAGGGGGAGCTTCACCTCAAAGCGCTGCACCACCCGTTCACGATGCCAAAAAACATCGACGAAGAGGATATCGAGGCGATCGATTCCATCGCCTACGACGTGGTTTTGAACGGTGTCGAACTCGGTGGCGGTTCCATCCGTATCCATAAACTTGATATTCAGCAAAAAGTGTTTAAAATGCTGGGTATCGGCGAAGAGGAGGCGCAGGAGAAATTCGGTTTCCTCCTCGACGCACTCAAGTTCGGTGCCCCTCCGCACGGGGGATTCGCCATGGGTTTTGACCGCATCATGATGCTTCTTGGAAAAAAAGAGAGCATTCGCGACGTCATCGCCTTCCCGAAAACCCAGAGTGCGACCTGCCTCCTGACCCATGCGCCGAGTCCGGTGGACGATGCCCAGTTGAAAGAACTCGGTATCCGGATCAGGAAACAGCCGAAGACCGATGCGTCTGAGTGA
- a CDS encoding HAD family hydrolase, whose amino-acid sequence MQHFYLTDLDKTFLRSDLSISDYSRRVWNASVKRGAKLSVATARSYTGVMKLLKGLRLEEPLILLDGVVIASSDGKILHVSALERELADDIIATAHKAAGIYPLLVGMERDDTERFVYPKKRNRYLKELLETFHNDRRLVDADPLRAMERNLKIVFLENGEVTAYLQSVLKEKFADEIEIKRSKDPYIDCWFMTVLHAEGDKAHALTRLEAMEGVDRAHTTVFGDSHNDLGLFAAAGRKIAVANAIEEVKAAADIILPWTNDEDAVAKFIEKEVLNVS is encoded by the coding sequence ATGCAACACTTCTACCTGACCGATCTTGACAAAACTTTTCTGCGCAGCGACCTGAGCATCTCCGACTACAGCCGCCGCGTATGGAACGCATCCGTTAAGCGGGGAGCGAAGCTCTCGGTCGCCACGGCCCGCAGTTACACCGGCGTCATGAAACTTCTCAAAGGGCTTCGTCTCGAAGAGCCGCTGATACTTCTAGATGGCGTCGTGATCGCCTCTTCGGACGGGAAGATTCTTCATGTGAGCGCCCTGGAGAGGGAGCTTGCCGACGATATCATCGCCACGGCACACAAAGCGGCAGGAATCTATCCGCTGCTGGTGGGCATGGAAAGGGATGATACCGAACGATTTGTCTATCCGAAAAAGAGAAACCGCTATCTCAAAGAACTTCTTGAAACCTTTCACAACGACCGCCGTCTCGTCGATGCCGATCCGCTGCGGGCGATGGAGAGAAATCTCAAAATCGTCTTTCTCGAAAACGGCGAAGTGACGGCGTACCTGCAGAGTGTTCTGAAAGAGAAATTCGCAGATGAGATCGAGATCAAACGCTCCAAAGATCCCTACATCGACTGCTGGTTCATGACCGTGTTGCATGCCGAAGGGGACAAAGCCCACGCCCTGACTCGACTGGAGGCGATGGAAGGGGTGGACAGGGCCCATACGACGGTCTTCGGTGACAGCCACAACGATCTGGGGCTTTTCGCCGCGGCCGGTCGGAAAATCGCCGTCGCCAATGCCATCGAGGAAGTCAAAGCCGCCGCCGACATCATTCTGCCCTGGACGAACGATGAAGATGCGGTTGCGAAGTTTATCGAAAAGGAGGTTCTGAATGTTTCGTAG
- a CDS encoding adenylate kinase — protein MKKLFLIIGAPGSGKTTDAEIIAANNPDTIAHYSTGDLLRAEVASGSVLGATIDSYISKGNLVPLEIVIDTIVSAIKRSDKPVILIDGFPRSVEQMKALDKILAEEPDVKLEAVIEVDVSEEVAKERVLGRARGADDNEEVFKNRMKVYREPIEEIRKFYKEKGLLHVINGERSIEEIVDEMEKFIKSKI, from the coding sequence ATGAAAAAACTCTTTCTTATCATCGGCGCACCCGGAAGCGGAAAAACGACCGACGCGGAGATCATCGCCGCCAACAACCCCGACACCATCGCCCATTACTCCACCGGTGACCTGCTGCGTGCCGAAGTCGCCAGCGGCTCGGTCCTGGGTGCCACGATCGACAGCTATATCAGCAAAGGCAATCTCGTTCCCCTCGAAATCGTCATCGACACAATCGTCAGTGCCATCAAGCGAAGCGACAAGCCGGTCATCCTGATTGACGGATTCCCGCGGAGTGTCGAACAGATGAAGGCGCTCGACAAGATCCTGGCAGAAGAGCCCGACGTCAAACTCGAAGCGGTCATCGAAGTCGATGTCAGCGAAGAGGTCGCCAAAGAGCGCGTACTGGGACGCGCCCGGGGTGCTGACGACAACGAAGAGGTTTTCAAAAACCGCATGAAAGTCTACAGGGAACCGATCGAGGAGATTCGCAAATTCTACAAAGAAAAAGGGCTGCTTCACGTCATCAACGGCGAACGAAGCATCGAAGAGATCGTCGACGAGATGGAGAAGTTCATCAAGAGCAAAATATAG
- a CDS encoding competence/damage-inducible protein A, protein MHFYQVIIGTEILNRRRRDKHFDFLTEELLKRGETLYASFILEDDRSLIAKAFELVKSDPESVMFSFGGIGSTPDDLTRQIAADVFTSSPLEVHEEAKRRILDQFGKDAFPHRIHMAELPRGANLLDNPVNNVPGFSLESRFFFVPGFPKMAHPMIRQALERLLPDAKPMVRRTFTALVSENDLIEMMQKVPDDVTLSSLPAFCGSRRIAVISLSGKDGGKIDSWYKKFIEFMNEKGIGWIEGDRHNDLDICRTQA, encoded by the coding sequence ATGCATTTCTATCAAGTCATAATCGGCACCGAAATCCTCAACCGGCGCAGGCGTGACAAACATTTCGACTTTCTTACGGAAGAGCTCCTCAAACGGGGTGAAACCCTCTATGCCTCTTTCATCCTCGAAGATGACCGCTCTTTGATCGCCAAAGCGTTCGAGCTTGTCAAAAGCGATCCCGAAAGTGTCATGTTCAGCTTCGGCGGCATCGGGTCGACACCCGACGATCTGACGCGACAGATCGCCGCGGATGTTTTCACTAGCAGCCCTCTTGAAGTTCACGAAGAGGCGAAACGGCGTATCCTCGATCAGTTCGGCAAGGACGCGTTCCCCCATCGCATCCACATGGCGGAGCTTCCAAGGGGGGCGAATCTCCTTGACAATCCCGTCAACAACGTCCCAGGATTCAGTCTCGAGAGCCGTTTCTTCTTCGTGCCGGGGTTTCCCAAAATGGCCCACCCGATGATCCGCCAGGCACTCGAGAGACTCCTGCCCGATGCAAAGCCTATGGTGCGCAGAACCTTCACGGCCCTGGTCAGCGAAAACGATCTGATAGAGATGATGCAGAAGGTTCCGGACGACGTAACGCTCTCTTCCCTCCCCGCATTCTGCGGCAGCAGACGTATCGCTGTCATCAGTCTCAGCGGAAAGGACGGCGGAAAAATCGACTCATGGTACAAAAAGTTCATAGAGTTCATGAACGAAAAAGGGATCGGGTGGATCGAAGGGGACCGGCACAATGACCTTGACATATGCCGTACTCAGGCTTGA